The sequence TATTGATCATCATTTCATCGTCTTCAGGAGTTCTATCCTTCTTCTCCAGCAAATCCCAGGTATAATTGAATAAACCGGTAGCAAATGCCTGATGAGCTTCCCTGATCGTTAATTTCTTCTCTTCTTTCATGATTTTCTCCTTAATTTAAAACTTGCCAAATTTCAAAAATTTGGCAAGTTTATCGCATCTTTTAAAAATCAATTAGTTCAATATCAAAAGTCAGATCAGCTTTGGGAGGGATTTTCGGAGGTCTTCCCTCTTCACCGTAAGCAAGATTATAAGGAATAACGAACCTGATCTTCCCGCCTTTTTTCATAAAAGAGACACCTTCATCCCAACCTTTGATAACTCTTCCTGCTCCTAACTCAAACTGAAAAGGTTGACCTCGTTCAACCGATGAATCGAACATAGTTCCATCTTCGAGATATCCGCTGTAATGAACTGTAACCATATCGCCTTTTTTTGGAGATTCACCTTCACCCTGATCAATCACATAAAACTTCAGTCCGGTTTGGGAATAAATCGCTTCTATCCCTGTTACATCGAAAGAAGTTATTTTAGGTGCTTTTACTATTTCCAATAATTCCACATCAAAGATCAGAGTAGAATTTGCCGGGATTTTTCCTAAATTCCTTTCTCCATAACCTAATTCCGGAGGAATGATAAAGGTTGCTTTATCACCAACTTTCAGCAAAGCAATTCCTTCGTCCCAGCCTTTGATAACGCGACCTGCTCCTAATTCAAATTCAAATGGTTTACCTCTATCGATAGAACTGTCGAAAAC comes from Candidatus Cloacimonadota bacterium and encodes:
- a CDS encoding FKBP-type peptidyl-prolyl cis-trans isomerase encodes the protein MRNKFRVFSLLVILIAFSSVAADDYTTTETGLQYKITEQGKGEQANKGDKVKVHYTGKLENGEVFDSSIDRGKPFEFELGAGRVIKGWDEGIALLKVGDKATFIIPPELGYGERNLGKIPANSTLIFDVELLEIVKAPKITSFDVTGIEAIYSQTGLKFYVIDQGEGESPKKGDMVTVHYSGYLEDGTMFDSSVERGQPFQFELGAGRVIKGWDEGVSFMKKGGKIRFVIPYNLAYGEEGRPPKIPPKADLTFDIELIDF